A genomic window from Brevibacillus agri includes:
- a CDS encoding aminotransferase class V-fold PLP-dependent enzyme — MAPAIDFIASLGTGSNRRERLVSAFANLEQYENRLAELMRNELRQIAGVTLYQAAAGVAKTPTVAFRLDKLAPEEACLQMAEQHSVFIASGDFYASRLAELAGIAHSGGWIRAGIAPYNTEEEIWRLIKGVQQLMR; from the coding sequence ATCGCGCCCGCCATCGACTTTATCGCCTCGCTCGGGACAGGGAGCAATCGCCGCGAGCGGCTCGTTTCCGCTTTTGCCAACCTGGAGCAGTACGAAAACCGTCTGGCTGAGCTGATGCGCAACGAGCTGCGACAAATCGCAGGCGTAACGCTCTATCAGGCAGCCGCTGGCGTGGCGAAAACGCCGACTGTCGCCTTTCGTCTGGACAAGCTCGCGCCGGAAGAAGCATGCCTGCAAATGGCCGAGCAGCACAGCGTCTTTATCGCGAGCGGCGATTTTTACGCCTCCCGCCTGGCGGAGTTGGCCGGAATTGCGCACAGCGGCGGCTGGATTCGCGCCGGAATCGCTCCGTACAACACAGAAGAGGAAATTTGGCGCCTGATAAAAGGCGTGCAGCAGCTCATGCGGTAA